A genomic window from Treponema primitia ZAS-1 includes:
- a CDS encoding galactokinase — protein MMDIGQIHRTEYEIDADRSGGEVRSGSLGGGAEPVVVAEAPGRIHFLGEHGEPKAGLFLSAAIDRYIRVAVSMRKDNSLRFFAADLGERKRTTLVNLKYKREDRWANYIKVAIQVFAELGYPVKGLNFTLMGNIPQQVGLASSSAIEVASAVALKGFFQANISDKELLNRLLSAEALFFGKNASPVDYLIAFNARKDNFLLVDELSMEVRRIKSPLSKYKIVVMDSRVPRLGVEDELKQRRQDIKRGLELLAQKKPGSNLRDYAAPDLVESMGDLPEEIRRRSMHIVQEIQRVYDAEDALKRQDFPLLSKVLLHSHESLRDLYEVSCPEIDWLVKRAQEIEGVLGSRMTGQGFGGCTYTIINDNAIGEYRRRLEDYERIFGFHPLTYDIRPAVAARVIEVS, from the coding sequence ATGATGGACATCGGTCAGATCCACCGTACAGAATACGAGATTGATGCCGACCGATCCGGAGGGGAAGTTCGGTCTGGCAGCCTCGGTGGAGGAGCTGAACCTGTTGTGGTTGCCGAAGCGCCCGGCCGCATTCATTTTCTGGGCGAGCATGGGGAGCCAAAGGCCGGATTATTCCTGTCCGCCGCTATTGACCGGTATATCAGAGTTGCAGTGAGCATGCGGAAGGATAATTCCCTTCGTTTTTTCGCGGCGGATCTGGGGGAACGGAAACGGACCACCCTGGTAAACCTCAAATACAAGCGGGAAGACCGGTGGGCCAATTATATCAAGGTGGCTATCCAGGTTTTTGCCGAATTGGGCTACCCCGTAAAGGGACTCAACTTTACTTTGATGGGAAATATTCCTCAGCAGGTGGGTTTAGCCTCCTCTTCGGCTATTGAAGTAGCGTCTGCGGTGGCCTTAAAGGGCTTTTTTCAGGCCAATATCAGCGATAAGGAACTACTTAACCGCTTACTTAGCGCAGAAGCCTTGTTTTTTGGAAAAAATGCCAGCCCAGTGGATTATCTTATCGCTTTTAACGCCAGAAAGGATAACTTTCTCCTGGTGGATGAACTTTCCATGGAGGTTCGGCGAATCAAATCCCCCCTTTCAAAGTATAAAATCGTTGTCATGGATTCCCGGGTACCCCGGCTTGGGGTGGAAGATGAGCTGAAACAGCGCCGGCAGGATATCAAACGGGGGCTGGAACTCCTTGCCCAGAAAAAGCCCGGGTCTAACTTACGGGATTATGCCGCTCCGGATTTGGTGGAATCCATGGGGGATCTGCCCGAGGAGATACGGCGGCGGTCCATGCACATCGTTCAGGAGATACAGCGGGTCTATGACGCGGAAGATGCTTTGAAACGCCAGGATTTTCCGCTTCTTTCCAAGGTACTTCTCCATTCCCATGAAAGTCTGCGGGATCTGTACGAAGTTTCCTGCCCCGAGATAGATTGGCTGGTAAAGCGGGCCCAGGAGATTGAAGGGGTTCTGGGTTCCCGTATGACCGGTCAGGGCTTTGGGGGCTGTACCTATACGATTATCAACGATAACGCAATCGGTGAATACCGGCGTCGTCTTGAGGATTACGAACGGATCTTCGGGTTTCATCCTTTGACGTATGATATCCGTCCTGCGGTAGCCGCCCGGGTTATAGAGGTTTCTTAA
- a CDS encoding ribonuclease HII, which produces MICGLDEAGRGPLAGPVCAAAVVLPGDFNRSILGDSKKLSEKQRETSRPLIMEGALAWGIGWASHEEIDEINILQASLLAMKRAFEAMLAAYPGLDAASLEAIVDGLYVPDIPIPCKALVKADGQIPEVMAASILAKTARDREMDRYAKLYPQYGYEKHKGYPTKAHREAVLRFGPSPIQRLKFRVKA; this is translated from the coding sequence TTGATCTGCGGCCTGGATGAAGCGGGCAGGGGACCCCTTGCCGGCCCGGTCTGCGCTGCCGCGGTGGTTCTTCCCGGGGATTTTAACCGGAGTATCCTGGGGGATTCTAAAAAACTCAGCGAAAAACAACGGGAAACCAGCCGGCCGCTTATTATGGAAGGCGCCCTGGCCTGGGGCATAGGCTGGGCCAGCCACGAGGAAATCGACGAAATCAACATACTCCAAGCCAGCCTCTTGGCCATGAAGCGGGCCTTTGAGGCCATGCTTGCCGCTTATCCCGGCTTGGACGCCGCCTCCCTGGAAGCCATTGTTGACGGTCTCTATGTCCCGGATATCCCTATCCCCTGCAAAGCCCTGGTCAAGGCCGACGGCCAAATCCCCGAGGTCATGGCTGCCTCCATCCTCGCCAAAACCGCCCGAGACCGGGAAATGGACCGCTACGCCAAGCTTTACCCCCAATATGGGTATGAAAAGCACAAGGGCTACCCCACAAAAGCCCACCGGGAAGCGGTACTCCGGTTCGGACCTTCTCCCATACAGCGGCTGAAATTCCGGGTTAAGGCCTAA
- a CDS encoding phosphoribosyltransferase encodes MKKEFLSYDVVRNNALKLAHRIYHDGFIPDVIYVSLRGGAYLGNVISEYFKIVRRNDRPVYYAAVVARSYTGIGEADQVKVEGWTYAPEHLRIGDRVLLVDDIFDSGRTINHLTGIILEKGIPRDDIKVAVHDYKYFYDKPDQHPIQPDYWCRKHELSINDEDLWIHYMSHELVGLSHEELEQHYYAHDPELRPILAALKGKAGQANP; translated from the coding sequence ATGAAAAAGGAATTTCTTTCCTACGATGTGGTACGGAACAATGCGCTGAAACTGGCCCACCGGATCTACCATGACGGGTTCATCCCCGATGTGATCTATGTATCCCTCCGGGGGGGCGCCTACCTGGGGAATGTGATAAGCGAATACTTCAAGATAGTCCGCAGAAATGACCGGCCGGTTTACTATGCCGCCGTGGTTGCCCGGTCCTATACCGGCATTGGGGAGGCGGATCAGGTGAAGGTTGAGGGCTGGACCTACGCGCCGGAACATCTGCGCATAGGGGACCGGGTGCTGCTGGTGGATGATATTTTTGATTCCGGCAGAACCATCAATCACCTGACCGGGATCATCCTGGAAAAGGGTATACCCCGGGATGATATCAAGGTTGCGGTTCACGATTACAAGTATTTTTATGACAAGCCGGACCAACACCCCATCCAGCCCGATTACTGGTGCCGCAAGCACGAGCTTTCTATTAATGATGAAGATCTGTGGATCCACTATATGAGCCACGAGTTAGTCGGCCTGAGCCATGAGGAGTTGGAACAGCATTATTATGCCCACGACCCCGAACTGCGGCCAATTCTGGCGGCGCTGAAGGGCAAAGCCGGACAGGCCAACCCTTGA
- a CDS encoding metallophosphoesterase family protein, which translates to MVIKSLRSRILLLAALVPLLFLPLACNVDLVGLIASGELDVRLESSNVFTFLTDSDRNHSLGGEYSFIVLSDTHIEDGNAHGLEGLKDAIKPDDKFVVITGDITQNGRRRDIEKFIEIARTLGIPCYPVVGNHDIYFNNWPIWRDFIGSTRYRIDHDTTSLFVLDSANASFGSAQLDWLRDELRSAKSHVFVFTHTNLFVETPVDIQQIADTRERARILSILRDRADAMFMGHVHQRIIRKAGGVEYITIEDFRENSTYCRVHVSDRGISWEFEKL; encoded by the coding sequence ATGGTAATAAAATCTCTTCGGAGCAGGATATTGCTTCTGGCTGCACTCGTTCCCCTCCTGTTCCTGCCCCTGGCCTGTAATGTGGACCTCGTTGGCCTTATCGCCTCCGGTGAATTGGATGTCCGGCTTGAGAGCAGCAATGTTTTTACGTTTCTTACCGATAGTGACAGAAATCATTCCCTGGGCGGTGAGTATTCGTTTATCGTATTGAGCGATACCCATATAGAAGACGGCAATGCCCATGGGCTTGAAGGACTGAAGGACGCTATCAAGCCGGATGATAAATTTGTGGTTATCACCGGGGATATTACCCAGAACGGGAGACGGCGGGATATTGAGAAATTTATTGAAATAGCCCGTACCCTGGGCATCCCCTGTTACCCGGTGGTCGGGAACCACGATATATATTTTAACAATTGGCCGATATGGAGGGATTTTATCGGTTCAACCAGGTACCGGATCGATCACGATACTACCAGTCTGTTTGTGCTGGATTCCGCTAACGCCTCCTTTGGTTCCGCCCAACTGGACTGGCTCCGGGACGAGCTTCGGTCTGCGAAAAGCCATGTGTTTGTTTTTACCCACACCAATTTGTTTGTGGAAACCCCGGTGGACATTCAGCAGATCGCCGACACCCGGGAGCGGGCCAGGATCCTGTCTATCCTAAGGGACCGCGCGGACGCTATGTTTATGGGCCATGTGCATCAGCGGATTATCCGGAAAGCCGGTGGGGTCGAATATATCACCATTGAAGATTTTAGGGAGAATAGTACCTACTGCCGTGTTCACGTATCGGATAGGGGAATTAGCTGGGAGTTTGAGAAACTGTAG
- a CDS encoding rhomboid family intramembrane serine protease codes for MKIKYNSPTVLTYAFLSAVVLLLSQLFFHSLTQAWFTVPGKGGFDPSRIRNWINLFTHVIGHASWNHLLSNFAFILLIGPMLETSYGSLSLLLMIAVTALVTGALNILLFRTALLGASGVVFMMILLASFTNFTEGEIPLTFILVLALYLGREIFNSFSANNVSEFAHIAGGFCGSLFGFFRPVKRE; via the coding sequence ATGAAGATAAAATACAATTCCCCCACGGTATTAACCTACGCGTTTCTCAGCGCCGTTGTGCTGCTCCTGTCCCAGCTTTTTTTCCATTCCCTGACCCAGGCCTGGTTTACCGTGCCCGGCAAGGGAGGCTTTGACCCTTCGCGGATCCGGAACTGGATTAACCTCTTTACCCATGTTATCGGTCATGCTTCCTGGAACCACCTGCTTTCCAATTTCGCATTTATACTGCTCATCGGTCCCATGCTGGAAACCTCCTACGGTTCCCTTTCCCTGCTCCTGATGATCGCCGTCACCGCCCTGGTTACGGGGGCGCTGAACATACTCCTCTTCCGTACCGCCCTCCTGGGCGCCTCCGGTGTAGTTTTTATGATGATACTCCTGGCATCGTTCACCAACTTTACGGAAGGGGAAATTCCCCTGACCTTTATCCTGGTCCTTGCCCTGTATCTGGGCCGGGAAATTTTCAATTCCTTTAGCGCAAACAATGTTTCTGAATTTGCCCATATAGCCGGGGGTTTCTGTGGCAGCCTCTTCGGGTTTTTCAGACCGGTTAAGCGGGAATAA
- a CDS encoding exodeoxyribonuclease III, translating to MKILSWNVNGIRAVEKRGFIDWVRQESPDLLCLQETKAHPDQLSPELKGPADKGGKPYFSYWASARKKGYSGTAIYSKTEPLDVKPLGVPEFDDEGRVLQADFKDFVLISAYFPNSQDAGARLDYKLGFCAAILECCNKLVAAGRHLVLCGDYNIAHTPIDLARPKENEGNAGYLPEERAWMDTFTSAGYADTFRDKHPGETGHYSWWSYRMSARERNVGWRIDYHCVDRAFMPRIASSIIRPDVQGSDHCPVQIEVT from the coding sequence ATGAAAATTCTGTCGTGGAACGTTAACGGAATACGGGCGGTGGAAAAGCGGGGCTTTATCGACTGGGTCCGGCAGGAATCGCCGGATCTGCTCTGCCTCCAGGAAACCAAGGCCCATCCTGACCAGCTTTCCCCGGAGCTGAAGGGCCCGGCGGATAAGGGTGGGAAGCCCTACTTTTCCTACTGGGCCAGCGCCCGGAAAAAGGGCTATTCCGGGACGGCTATTTATAGTAAAACCGAGCCCCTGGATGTGAAGCCCCTGGGAGTTCCGGAATTCGACGACGAGGGGAGGGTGCTGCAGGCGGATTTTAAGGACTTTGTTCTGATCAGCGCCTATTTCCCCAATTCCCAGGACGCCGGCGCGCGGCTGGACTATAAGCTGGGCTTCTGCGCCGCCATACTGGAATGTTGTAATAAGCTGGTCGCAGCCGGGCGCCATCTGGTGCTCTGCGGGGATTACAATATCGCCCATACCCCCATCGATCTGGCCCGGCCCAAGGAGAATGAGGGGAACGCCGGGTATCTTCCGGAGGAGCGGGCCTGGATGGATACCTTCACTTCCGCAGGCTATGCGGATACCTTCCGGGACAAACACCCCGGTGAGACCGGCCATTACAGCTGGTGGTCCTACCGTATGAGCGCCCGTGAGCGGAATGTGGGGTGGCGTATCGACTATCACTGCGTGGACCGGGCCTTTATGCCCAGGATTGCAAGCTCAATTATACGGCCCGATGTACAGGGCTCGGATCACTGTCCTGTTCAAATTGAGGTTACATGA
- a CDS encoding ATP-dependent Clp protease adaptor ClpS, whose amino-acid sequence MPWFFENETDLAAKKKHKLAEPEEFRVVMLNDHYTTMDFVVEILMLVFHKGEEEANRIMMDIHRKGRGVAGIYPWDIAQTKAEQVHAMARQNEFPLHCVVEKN is encoded by the coding sequence ATGCCCTGGTTTTTCGAGAACGAAACGGATTTAGCCGCAAAAAAGAAGCATAAACTTGCGGAACCCGAAGAATTCCGGGTCGTTATGCTGAACGATCACTATACCACCATGGACTTCGTAGTGGAGATCCTGATGCTCGTCTTCCATAAGGGTGAGGAGGAGGCGAACCGCATAATGATGGATATTCACCGGAAGGGCCGGGGCGTTGCGGGAATCTACCCCTGGGATATAGCCCAAACCAAGGCGGAACAGGTCCATGCCATGGCCCGGCAGAACGAATTTCCTCTGCATTGTGTGGTAGAAAAAAACTAA
- the clpA gene encoding ATP-dependent Clp protease ATP-binding subunit ClpA — translation MKISRHVQAIINAAYNEAKVRNHEYLTPEHVLYAALAFNEVQGILVSCGANLDQLKLGMEDYFEQQVPTQDNTEPTQTVGFQSVLERAVLQSQSSQKQILDIADILVSLYDEERNYCAYYLRKSGIKNRLELLESLSREFEDEGEQNFSQGYSPKFSRTNPNPLNEGEPGREGFPEEGEMADPAQKTKANKRSALERYATELTALAKLGKLEPVIGRRTELDRTVQVLCRRLKNNPVHVGDSGVGKTAITEGLAQRIVAGEVPPTLKDFSIFSLDMGALVAGTKYRGDFEERIKRVVEEILKKEKAILFIDEIHTLVGAGSVSGSALDASNLLKPALSSGKLRCIGSTTHEEYGKFFEKDRALSRRFQKIDIDEPSQEDAIAILQGLKSKYEDYHKVRYNDAAVEGAVRLSAQFITERRLPDKAIDVIDEAGAFARIEAFKNKADRGAELPREASATGTAETPATGAAEVSAEEAPIDIGLQLIEAVVSRIARIPERSVGESEKDKLRFLEDKLRSRIFGQDEAILAAVKAVKRSRAGFRADNKPVANFLFVGPTGVGKTELARALADILGVSMHRFDMSEYQEKHTVSRLIGSPPGYVGYEEGGLLTDAIRKQPHSVVLLDEIEKAHPDIYNILLQIMDYATLTDNNGRKADFRNVVFIMTSNAGAREIGKSLIGFGERVAGEAEVDSAVERIFTPEFRNRLDAVIRFSHLSKEVMQSIVRKELDLFKAQLMEKKVDLEISDACVEHLAEEGYSQEFGARNVGRLIEDKIKSFFVDEVLFGSLSSGGAARADWHDGDYHIEVRDSAEALASIDG, via the coding sequence GTGAAAATCAGCCGCCACGTGCAGGCGATCATCAATGCCGCCTATAATGAGGCCAAGGTACGTAACCATGAGTACCTGACCCCCGAACATGTTCTTTATGCAGCCCTGGCCTTTAACGAGGTACAGGGCATCCTTGTCTCCTGCGGAGCCAACCTGGATCAGCTCAAGCTTGGGATGGAGGATTATTTTGAACAGCAGGTACCCACCCAGGACAATACCGAACCTACCCAAACCGTGGGGTTCCAGAGTGTATTGGAGCGGGCGGTACTTCAAAGCCAGTCTTCCCAAAAGCAAATCCTGGATATCGCGGATATCCTGGTTTCCCTTTACGATGAAGAGCGGAATTACTGCGCCTATTATCTGCGCAAATCCGGGATAAAGAACCGGTTGGAGCTTCTGGAAAGCCTTTCCCGGGAATTCGAAGATGAGGGTGAACAGAATTTTTCCCAGGGCTATTCCCCTAAATTTAGCCGAACCAACCCCAACCCCTTGAATGAGGGGGAACCGGGCCGCGAGGGTTTTCCCGAAGAAGGGGAAATGGCGGATCCCGCCCAAAAAACCAAGGCCAACAAACGGAGCGCCCTGGAACGGTACGCCACGGAGCTTACCGCCCTGGCAAAGCTGGGCAAACTGGAGCCGGTAATCGGCCGGCGGACCGAACTGGACCGGACCGTGCAGGTGCTTTGCCGCCGGCTTAAAAACAACCCCGTCCATGTGGGGGATTCCGGGGTGGGCAAGACCGCCATCACCGAAGGGCTGGCCCAGCGCATTGTCGCCGGGGAGGTCCCCCCCACCTTAAAGGATTTTTCAATCTTTTCCCTGGACATGGGCGCCCTGGTGGCGGGAACCAAATACCGGGGCGATTTCGAGGAACGGATCAAACGGGTTGTGGAAGAGATCCTGAAAAAAGAAAAGGCCATCCTCTTTATTGACGAGATCCATACCCTGGTAGGGGCCGGTTCCGTCTCGGGCAGCGCCCTGGACGCCTCCAACCTCCTTAAGCCCGCCTTATCATCGGGGAAACTCCGCTGCATAGGCTCCACCACCCACGAGGAATACGGCAAGTTTTTCGAGAAGGACCGAGCCCTGTCCCGGCGCTTCCAGAAAATTGATATTGACGAGCCCAGCCAGGAGGATGCCATCGCCATACTCCAGGGGCTCAAGTCTAAATACGAGGATTACCACAAGGTGCGGTACAACGATGCGGCGGTGGAGGGCGCAGTGCGGCTTTCCGCCCAGTTCATCACCGAACGGCGCTTGCCGGATAAGGCCATCGACGTAATCGACGAGGCCGGGGCCTTTGCCCGTATCGAAGCCTTCAAAAACAAGGCCGATAGGGGCGCGGAGCTTCCGCGGGAAGCTTCGGCAACGGGTACAGCGGAAACACCGGCGACGGGTGCGGCGGAAGTATCCGCGGAGGAAGCGCCTATAGACATCGGTCTCCAGTTAATCGAAGCCGTGGTTTCCCGGATAGCCCGCATCCCCGAACGGTCCGTGGGGGAAAGCGAGAAGGACAAGCTCCGCTTCCTGGAGGACAAGCTCCGCTCGCGGATCTTCGGCCAGGACGAGGCGATCCTGGCGGCGGTCAAGGCGGTCAAGCGTTCCCGGGCCGGGTTCCGGGCGGATAACAAGCCCGTGGCGAACTTCCTCTTTGTGGGCCCCACCGGTGTCGGCAAAACCGAGTTGGCCCGGGCTTTGGCGGATATCCTTGGGGTGTCCATGCACCGCTTCGACATGAGCGAGTACCAGGAAAAGCATACCGTGTCCCGTCTTATCGGATCCCCCCCGGGCTATGTGGGTTACGAAGAGGGGGGCCTCCTCACGGACGCCATCCGGAAGCAGCCCCACAGCGTTGTACTCCTGGACGAAATCGAAAAGGCGCATCCGGACATCTACAATATACTTCTCCAGATCATGGATTACGCTACCCTAACCGATAACAACGGCAGGAAGGCGGATTTCCGCAACGTGGTCTTTATCATGACCAGTAACGCCGGCGCCCGGGAAATCGGCAAGAGCCTCATCGGCTTTGGCGAGCGGGTTGCCGGAGAGGCGGAGGTGGACAGCGCGGTGGAGCGGATCTTCACCCCGGAATTCCGCAACCGCCTGGACGCGGTGATCCGCTTTAGTCACCTGTCCAAGGAAGTGATGCAGTCCATAGTCCGCAAGGAACTGGATCTCTTTAAAGCCCAGTTGATGGAAAAGAAGGTAGACCTGGAAATAAGCGATGCCTGCGTGGAGCATCTTGCGGAAGAGGGCTACAGCCAGGAATTCGGCGCCCGCAACGTGGGCCGCCTTATTGAAGACAAGATCAAGTCCTTCTTTGTGGACGAGGTCCTCTTCGGCAGCCTCAGTTCCGGCGGTGCAGCCCGGGCGGACTGGCACGACGGGGACTACCACATTGAGGTACGTGATTCCGCAGAAGCGCTGGCTTCGATAGACGGCTAG
- the aat gene encoding leucyl/phenylalanyl-tRNA--protein transferase produces the protein MRFRSGPDPQFPYLTEYDRFNFPSPEESPDWIVAVGGNLSPGMLLSAYEQGLFPWYNQDDPILWQSPDPRFVIFPEKLHVSKSMQKVFRQGQFSFALDRNFPAVIHGCGEVCRPGQGGTWITKDIIAAYTELHRLGWAHSAESYLDGELAGGCYGVRLGNAFIGESMFAREPNASKAAFLRLAKILFADGVSFIDCQVHTDHLESLGGEEISRKECLKLLGRAQAERNHAGGRRGNWGELYGEL, from the coding sequence ATGCGGTTCCGTTCCGGTCCGGACCCCCAATTTCCTTACCTCACCGAGTATGATCGCTTTAATTTTCCGTCCCCCGAGGAAAGCCCGGACTGGATCGTAGCCGTGGGGGGTAATCTCTCCCCGGGTATGCTCCTTTCCGCCTATGAACAGGGCCTGTTCCCCTGGTATAACCAGGATGACCCCATACTCTGGCAGTCCCCGGACCCCCGGTTTGTCATATTTCCGGAAAAACTCCACGTTTCAAAGTCTATGCAAAAAGTTTTTAGACAGGGGCAATTCAGCTTTGCCCTGGACCGCAATTTTCCCGCTGTCATCCATGGCTGCGGTGAGGTCTGCCGCCCCGGCCAGGGGGGTACCTGGATCACCAAGGACATCATCGCCGCCTATACGGAACTCCACCGCCTCGGCTGGGCCCATTCTGCGGAAAGCTACCTGGATGGCGAGCTGGCCGGGGGCTGCTACGGGGTACGGCTTGGCAATGCCTTTATCGGGGAATCCATGTTCGCCCGGGAGCCCAATGCGTCTAAAGCAGCATTTCTGCGGCTGGCAAAGATCCTCTTTGCGGACGGGGTCTCCTTCATCGACTGCCAGGTTCACACGGATCATCTGGAAAGCCTGGGGGGAGAGGAGATCAGCAGGAAGGAATGCCTTAAACTTCTGGGCCGAGCCCAGGCGGAACGGAACCACGCCGGGGGTAGGAGGGGCAATTGGGGAGAGTTGTACGGAGAATTATAA
- a CDS encoding putative motility protein, with the protein MEIENVSKPMTQDAVQQEAAAKVQSMAIRNAEEQGAAAAKLLESAEVITDSNVGNNVDLLG; encoded by the coding sequence ATGGAAATAGAAAACGTTTCTAAGCCTATGACCCAAGATGCGGTTCAGCAGGAAGCGGCGGCTAAGGTTCAGAGCATGGCCATTCGGAATGCTGAAGAACAGGGCGCCGCTGCTGCCAAGCTGCTTGAGTCCGCCGAAGTTATCACCGATTCTAATGTCGGTAACAACGTGGATCTCCTCGGCTAA